A region of Elusimicrobiota bacterium DNA encodes the following proteins:
- a CDS encoding ROK family protein, whose protein sequence is MRKGLRLGVDLGGTQVKMALVNERGRILERIQVSTVKDPRSLVRALAAAAEPWGSRSLLGTGVGVAGNVDPARGLVRFAPNLGWKNLRLADLFRQAGFPSPVVLDNDATAAAWGAHHLEFGGKTRNLIVLTLGTGVGGGLIFDGRLYRGSSGTAGEVGHLTVEAGGEPCPCGHRGCLEAYAGGASLVRWARRAYAKKGRVVDPLNPKILYDRALRGDSVARAAWRRAAGALGTALTGLVNVLNPDTLLLTGGVARAARLFLPEATRVMKKNAFKTPARAVRVLVSKRMEDLGVVGSALLVE, encoded by the coding sequence ATGAGGAAAGGACTTCGGCTGGGCGTCGATTTGGGCGGGACCCAGGTCAAAATGGCGTTGGTCAATGAGCGGGGGCGCATCCTAGAACGGATCCAGGTCTCCACCGTCAAGGATCCCCGCTCTCTGGTCCGCGCGCTCGCCGCGGCGGCGGAACCGTGGGGCTCCCGTTCACTGCTCGGAACCGGGGTGGGGGTGGCGGGAAACGTGGATCCGGCCCGGGGCCTCGTCCGGTTCGCGCCCAACCTCGGCTGGAAAAATCTCCGCCTGGCCGACCTTTTCCGGCAGGCGGGGTTCCCCTCCCCGGTGGTTTTGGACAACGACGCCACCGCGGCCGCCTGGGGGGCGCACCATTTGGAGTTCGGCGGCAAAACCCGGAACCTGATCGTTCTGACCCTGGGCACGGGCGTGGGGGGCGGACTTATTTTTGACGGCCGGCTCTATCGCGGATCGTCGGGCACGGCGGGGGAAGTGGGGCATCTGACCGTGGAGGCGGGCGGGGAACCCTGCCCCTGCGGCCACCGGGGGTGCCTGGAGGCCTATGCGGGGGGCGCCTCTCTTGTTCGTTGGGCGCGGCGGGCCTATGCGAAAAAGGGCCGCGTCGTGGATCCGCTGAATCCAAAGATTCTTTACGATCGAGCCCTCCGGGGCGATTCCGTGGCTCGTGCCGCTTGGCGGCGGGCGGCCGGGGCGCTGGGAACGGCGTTGACGGGGCTCGTGAACGTTCTCAATCCCGACACCCTTCTCCTGACCGGGGGAGTGGCCCGGGCGGCGCGGCTCTTTTTGCCGGAAGCGACGCGCGTGATGAAAAAGAACGCCTTCAAAACCCCCGCGCGGGCCGTCCGTGTTCTGGTTTCAAAACGCATGGAAGATCTGGGCGTCGTCGGCTCCGCGTTATTGGTGGAGTGA
- the rfbB gene encoding dTDP-glucose 4,6-dehydratase, which produces MKLLVTGGAGFIGSHFVRYWLENHPADSVTTLDKLTYAGNLDNLAGVLKSPRHRFVRGDIGHAPTVKRLLPGIEAVVHFAAETHVDRSLLDADPFLQTNVQGTYTLVHAAREAGVRRFLHVSTDEVYGSVPRGKSREDAWLRPTSPYAASKAASDLVVLTQWLTHQYGVIVTRCTNNYGPHQHPEKFLPLFITNAIDGIPLPLYGKGLNVRNWIHVLDHCEALDRVLARGRAGEIYNIAGPGEFKNIDVARRLLKLLGRPADLLNFVQDRPGHDLRYAPDIAKIRRELGWRPRRPFEAGLVDMLDWYRAHENWWRPIKTRKGSFQNYYKKQYAARLARPTKGKI; this is translated from the coding sequence ATGAAGCTTTTAGTCACCGGCGGCGCCGGGTTTATCGGGTCTCATTTCGTGCGGTATTGGCTGGAGAACCATCCGGCGGATTCCGTCACGACCTTGGACAAGCTGACGTATGCCGGGAACCTCGACAACCTGGCGGGGGTCCTGAAATCCCCGCGCCATCGGTTCGTCCGGGGGGACATCGGCCATGCCCCGACGGTGAAACGTCTTCTTCCCGGCATCGAGGCCGTCGTTCACTTCGCGGCGGAAACCCACGTCGACCGCTCCCTCTTGGACGCCGACCCGTTTCTTCAGACCAACGTCCAGGGGACCTACACGCTGGTCCACGCGGCGCGGGAGGCGGGCGTTCGGCGGTTTCTCCACGTGTCGACGGATGAAGTCTACGGGTCGGTCCCAAGGGGAAAATCCCGGGAAGACGCGTGGCTCCGTCCCACCAGCCCTTATGCCGCTTCCAAGGCCGCGTCGGACCTGGTGGTTCTCACCCAGTGGCTCACTCACCAATATGGGGTGATCGTCACCCGGTGCACCAATAATTACGGCCCGCACCAACATCCGGAAAAGTTTTTGCCGCTCTTCATCACGAACGCCATCGATGGAATTCCTTTGCCCCTGTACGGGAAAGGGCTGAACGTCCGCAATTGGATCCACGTCTTGGACCACTGCGAGGCCTTGGACCGCGTGTTGGCGCGCGGCCGGGCGGGGGAGATCTACAACATCGCGGGCCCGGGAGAGTTTAAGAACATCGACGTGGCCCGCCGTCTTTTGAAGCTCCTGGGCCGTCCGGCGGATCTGCTGAATTTCGTCCAAGACCGCCCCGGCCACGACCTTCGCTACGCGCCGGACATCGCGAAAATCCGACGGGAACTGGGGTGGCGCCCCCGGCGCCCGTTCGAAGCCGGTCTGGTCGACATGTTGGATTGGTATCGCGCTCACGAAAACTGGTGGCGGCCCATCAAGACCCGGAAGGGGAGTTTTCAAAACTATTATAAAAAGCAATACGCCGCGCGCCTGGCTCGCCCAACGAAAGGAAAAATATGA